Proteins encoded together in one Amblyomma americanum isolate KBUSLIRL-KWMA chromosome 1, ASM5285725v1, whole genome shotgun sequence window:
- the LOC144115329 gene encoding protein argonaute-2-like isoform X1, translating into MSKDGATRGRTNGHKQERLTQRSHLARVPTAGNHGPSGRSQAAPSALPLNGTAQRSFAQVVQERVVTAAPPQLRSRTANVTTHGEGTTSNGARTVAPTKGSPTNLPLPTAAPPPLLRSRTANVTTRGEGTTSHGARTVAPTKGSPTNLTSPTAAPPPKLRSRRTANVTTRGEGTTSHGARTVAPTKGSPTNLTSPTAAPPPKLRSRRTANVTTRGEGTISHGARTVAPTKGSPNNLPLPTAAPPPLLRSRTANVTTRGEGTTSHGARTVAPTKGSPTNLPSPTAAPPPQRRSRRTANVTTRGEGTTSNRARTVAPTKGSPTNLLSPTAAPPPKRRSRRTANVTTRGEGTTSNGARTVAPTNLPSPTAAPPPQRRSRRTANVTTRGEGTTSNRARTVAPTKGSPTNLPSPTAAPPPKRRSRRTANVTTRGEGTTSNRARTVAPTKGSPTNLPAPTAAPVEAVQARNGVGNAKLQNDELKIQEIERALPSHFPRRPAQGTLGRSIQLIANYFSVEIPSGNFFHYDVEICSKTQKKAKVPEKRKYRCISTKINRLVMELLVKKYRVDLNGCMPAYDGRKNLYTRCELKFRERTFTVDFEEDQRIQKFIVKIQYAATVNLDVLHAVFDNRISQVPQEVLQAVDIVMRHGPSIKLTPVGRCFFQAPSYKDYYTLGGGREVWFGYYASVRPAQWKPMLNIDMSATAFYQPLPVTNFMCKLLSEDCCEMSVKDFRELHDSQIVRLNKELKGLRIKVTHLPYPRKYKVVCVTKESAKKLFFNMEDGSRCSVADYFQNRYRRLSYPNLPCIQTGSTTRPVYLPLEVCAIVEGQHCKKKLDENQTSEMIKRTAQPPAMRFNQIHRTVRDVVSCSEQRLHEFEINISTEATQLRGRVLDPPSLVFENNSIGKPREGTWELRGRHFYKPATLTRWTLLNLSRFVEQDSLDNFVKMLIRVSQELGMRIEQPLDVTTTDASRKLVRNILLEEQRKTASLEMVIIVLTKNTNYAEIKQVAETEIGLRTQCVMDNNVIKKCNTALITNLCQKINAKLDGINNSLLPKEMPKMFEKPVIIIGADVTHPAPEENLRPSIAACVGSLDAIPSKFHASIRIQMEDSAATSRLEIIMDLKGMMKEMLVAFYRATRHKPEKIIFFRDGVSEGQFMEVRNREVSAIRLACQELSPNETYEPALTFIVVQKRHHTRFIPANDRDGVGKCGNVPPGTIVDSVVTHPLDFDFYLCSHFGIQGTSRPSHYYIVWDDSSLTADELQKLCYYLCHTYARCSRSVSIPAPVYYAHLAAYRARNHVMSKVDVSSSSSDSSGGGANSISTTEYVEAVNVHDSLKTAMYFV; encoded by the exons ATGTCGAAGGATGGCGCGACTCGAGGCCGCA CAAATGGACACAAGCAAGAGAGACTGACGCAGCGCAGCCATCTAGCTCGTGTGCCCACAGCAGGAAACCATG GACCTTCTGGACGCTCGCAGGCCGCCCCATCGGCGCTCCCGTTGAATGGCACCGCCCAGAGGTCGTTCGCACAAGTGGTGCAGGAGCGGGTGGTCACAGCGGCCCCGCCCCAGCTTCGCTCCAGAACTGCCAACGTCACCACCCATGGCGAGGGCACCACCAGCAACGGGGCTCGCACTGTGGCGCCCACCAAAGGCTCGCCCACCAACTTGCCTTTGCCGACGGCCGCGCCCCCGCCCCTGCTTCGCTCCAGAACTGCCAACGTCACCACCCGCGGCGAGGGCACCACCAGCCACGGGGCTCGCACTGTGGCGCCCACCAAAGGCTCGCCCACCAACTTGACGTcgccgacggccgcgcccccGCCCAAGCTTCGCTCCAGAAGAACTGCCAACGTCACCACCCGCGGCGAGGGCACCACCAGCCACGGGGCTCGCACTGTGGCGCCCACCAAAGGCTCGCCCACCAACTTGACTTcgccgacggccgcgcccccGCCCAAGCTTCGCTCCAGAAGAACTGCCAACGTCACCACCCGCGGCGAGGGCACCATCAGCCACGGGGCTCGCACTGTGGCGCCCACCAAAGGCTCGCCCAACAACTTGCCTTTGCCGACGGCCGCGCCCCCGCCCCTGCTTCGCTCCAGAACTGCCAACGTCACCACCCGCGGCGAGGGCACCACCAGCCACGGGGCTCGCACTGTGGCGCCCACCAAAGGCTCGCCCACCAACTTGCCGTcgccgacggccgcgcccccGCCCCAGCGTCGCTCCAGAAGAACTGCCAACGTCACCACCCGCGGCGAGGGCACCACCAGCAACAGGGCTCGCACTGTGGCGCCCACCAAAGGCTCGCCCACCAACTTGCTTTcgccgacggccgcgcccccGCCCAAGCGTCGCTCCAGAAGAACTGCCAACGTCACCACCCGCGGCGAGGGCACCACCAGCAACGGGGCTCGCACTGTGGCGCCCACCAACTTGCCGTcgccgacggccgcgcccccGCCCCAGCGTCGCTCCAGAAGAACTGCCAACGTCACCACCCGCGGCGAGGGTACCACCAGCAACAGGGCTCGCACTGTGGCGCCCACCAAAGGCTCGCCCACCAACTTGCCGTcgccgacggccgcgcccccGCCCAAGCGTCGCTCCAGAAGAACTGCCAACGTCACCACCCGCGGCGAGGGTACCACCAGCAACAGGGCTCGCACTGTGGCGCCCACCAAAGGCTCGCCCACCAACTTGCCTGCGCCGACGGCCGCGCCCGTGGAGGCCGTGCAGGCCCGCAACGGTGTCGGCAACGCCAAGTTGCAGAATGACGAGCTCAAGATTCAG GAAATCGAGCGGGCCCTGCCGTCCCATTTCCCGCGCCGACCTGCACAAGGCACACTTGGCCGGTCGATCCAGTTGATTGCCAATTACTTCAGCGTTGAGATTCCTTCCGGAAACTTCTTCCACTACGACGTGGaaatctgctccaagacgcaaaAGAAGGCCAAAGTGCCCGAGAAGCGCAAGTACCGCTGCATCAGCACCAAGATCAACCGCTTGGTCATGGAGTTGCTAGTCAAGAAGTACCGGGTCGACTTGAACGGCTGCATGCCCGCCTACGAcggccgcaagaacctgtacacgcgctGTGAGCTCAAGTTCCGCGAGCGCACCTTCACGGTCGACTTCGAGGAGGACCAGCGGATTCAGAAGTTCATCGtcaagatccagtacgcggccacCGTGAATCTGGATGTGCTGCACGCGGTCTTCGACAACCGTATCAGCCAGGTTCCCCAGGAAGTCCTCCAAGCCGTGGACATCGTGATGCGGCACGGACCGTCGATCAAACTCACACCCGTTGGGCGATGCTTTTTTCAGGCACCGTCCTATAAAGACTACTACACCCTTGGAGGTGGCCGCGAAGTCTGGTTCGGCTACTACGCGAGCGTTCGGCCCGCTCAGTGGAAGCCCATGCTCAACATCGACATGTCGGCCACCGCCTTCTACCAGCCTCTACCCGTGACCAACTTCATGTGCAAACTGCTCAGCGAGGACTGCTGCGAGATGTCGGTCAAAGACTTCAGGGAATTGCATGACTCCCAGATTGTTCGTCTCAACAAGGAGCTGAAGGGTTTGCGCATCAAGGTCACCCACCTTCCATACCCTCGCAAGTACAAGGTGGTTTGCGTCACCAAAGAATCAGCCAAGAAGCTCTTCTTTAACATGGAAGACGGTTCCCGTTGTTCGGTGGCCGACTACTTCCAGAACCGTTACCGCCGCCTCTCGTACCCGAACCTGCCCTGCATCCAGACAGGCAGCACGACCCGCCCGGTCTACCTCCCGCTGGAGGTCTGCGCGATTGTCGAAGGGCAGCACTGCAAGAAGAAACTTGACGAGAACCAGACGTCCGAGATGATCAAGCGTACGGCCCAGCCACCAGCCATGCGTTTCAATCAGATCCACCGCACGGTGCGGGACGTGGTCAGCTGCAGTGAACAGCGTCTGCACGAGTTCGAAATCAATATCAGCACCGAGGCGACGCAGCTCAGAGGCCGGGTGCTCGACCCGCCATCGCTGGTCTTCGAGAACAACTCCATCGGCAAGCCCCGTGAGGGCACCTGGGAACTGCGGGGCCGTCACTTCTACAAGCCGGCCACGCTGACCCGCTGGACGCTGCTCAACCTGAGCCGGTTCGTGGAGCAAGACAGCCTCGACAACTTCGTCAAAATGCTCATCCGCGTCAGCCAGGAATTGGGCATGCGCATCGAGCAGCCGCTGGACGTGACCACGACTGACGCGAGCCGCAAGCTCGTACGGAACATCCTTCTCGAGGAGCAGCGCAAGACTGCCAGCCTCGAGATGGTCATCATCGTGCTCACCAAGAACACGAACTACGCCGAGATAAAGCAGGTAGCCGAGACCGAGATCGGGCTGCGCACCCAGTGCGTGATGGACAACAACGTGATCAAGAAGTGCAACACCGCGCTCATCACCAATCTCTGTCAGAAGATCAACGCCAAGCTGGATGGCATCAACAACAGCCTGCTGCCCAAGGAGATGCCGAAAATGTTCGAAAAGCCGGTGATCATCATCGGCGCGGACGTGACTCACCCGGCACCCGAGGAAAACCTGAGGCCGTCCATCGCGGCATGCGTTGGCAGCTTGGACGCCATTCCGTCCAAGTTCCACGCCTCCATTCGCATCCAGATGGAAGACTCCGCCGCCACCTCGCGCCTGGAGATCATCATGGACCTCAAGGGCATGATGAAAGAGATGCTGGTAGCCTTTTACCGTGCTACCAGGCACAAGCCAGAGAAGATTATCTTCTTTcgggacggagtgagcgaggggcagttcatGGAGGTTCGCAACCGCGAG GTGAGCGCCATACGACTGGCGTGCCAGGAGCTTTCCCCGAACGAGACGTACGAGCCAGCGCTGAccttcatcgtggtccagaagcgccACCACACGCGTTTCATACCCGCCAATGACCGGGACGGGGTTGGCAAGTGCGGCAACGTGCCGCCCGGCACCATTGTAGACTCTGTGGTCACACACCCGCTCGACTTCGACTTCTACCTCTGCAGCCATTTCGGCATTCAG GGTACGAGCAGGCCGTCGCACTACTACATTGTGTGGGATGACTCCAGCCTCACAGCGGACGAGTTGCAGAAGCTGTGCTACTACCTCTGCCATACCTACGCCCGCTGCTCGCGCAGCGTGAGCATCCCGGCGCCCGTCTACTACGCGCACCTGGCAGCGTACCGGGCCAGGAACCACGTGATGAGCAAGGTGGACGTATCTAGCTCGAGCAGCGACTCGTCCGGCGGTGGCGCCAACTCCATCTCCACGACTGAGTACGTCGAGGCCGTCAATGTGCACGATTCCCTCAAGACAGCCATGTACTTCGTGTGA
- the LOC144115329 gene encoding protein argonaute-2-like isoform X2, which yields MAAPSALPLNGTAQRSFAQVVQERVVTAAPPQLRSRTANVTTHGEGTTSNGARTVAPTKGSPTNLPLPTAAPPPLLRSRTANVTTRGEGTTSHGARTVAPTKGSPTNLTSPTAAPPPKLRSRRTANVTTRGEGTTSHGARTVAPTKGSPTNLTSPTAAPPPKLRSRRTANVTTRGEGTISHGARTVAPTKGSPNNLPLPTAAPPPLLRSRTANVTTRGEGTTSHGARTVAPTKGSPTNLPSPTAAPPPQRRSRRTANVTTRGEGTTSNRARTVAPTKGSPTNLLSPTAAPPPKRRSRRTANVTTRGEGTTSNGARTVAPTNLPSPTAAPPPQRRSRRTANVTTRGEGTTSNRARTVAPTKGSPTNLPSPTAAPPPKRRSRRTANVTTRGEGTTSNRARTVAPTKGSPTNLPAPTAAPVEAVQARNGVGNAKLQNDELKIQEIERALPSHFPRRPAQGTLGRSIQLIANYFSVEIPSGNFFHYDVEICSKTQKKAKVPEKRKYRCISTKINRLVMELLVKKYRVDLNGCMPAYDGRKNLYTRCELKFRERTFTVDFEEDQRIQKFIVKIQYAATVNLDVLHAVFDNRISQVPQEVLQAVDIVMRHGPSIKLTPVGRCFFQAPSYKDYYTLGGGREVWFGYYASVRPAQWKPMLNIDMSATAFYQPLPVTNFMCKLLSEDCCEMSVKDFRELHDSQIVRLNKELKGLRIKVTHLPYPRKYKVVCVTKESAKKLFFNMEDGSRCSVADYFQNRYRRLSYPNLPCIQTGSTTRPVYLPLEVCAIVEGQHCKKKLDENQTSEMIKRTAQPPAMRFNQIHRTVRDVVSCSEQRLHEFEINISTEATQLRGRVLDPPSLVFENNSIGKPREGTWELRGRHFYKPATLTRWTLLNLSRFVEQDSLDNFVKMLIRVSQELGMRIEQPLDVTTTDASRKLVRNILLEEQRKTASLEMVIIVLTKNTNYAEIKQVAETEIGLRTQCVMDNNVIKKCNTALITNLCQKINAKLDGINNSLLPKEMPKMFEKPVIIIGADVTHPAPEENLRPSIAACVGSLDAIPSKFHASIRIQMEDSAATSRLEIIMDLKGMMKEMLVAFYRATRHKPEKIIFFRDGVSEGQFMEVRNREVSAIRLACQELSPNETYEPALTFIVVQKRHHTRFIPANDRDGVGKCGNVPPGTIVDSVVTHPLDFDFYLCSHFGIQGTSRPSHYYIVWDDSSLTADELQKLCYYLCHTYARCSRSVSIPAPVYYAHLAAYRARNHVMSKVDVSSSSSDSSGGGANSISTTEYVEAVNVHDSLKTAMYFV from the exons ATG GCCGCCCCATCGGCGCTCCCGTTGAATGGCACCGCCCAGAGGTCGTTCGCACAAGTGGTGCAGGAGCGGGTGGTCACAGCGGCCCCGCCCCAGCTTCGCTCCAGAACTGCCAACGTCACCACCCATGGCGAGGGCACCACCAGCAACGGGGCTCGCACTGTGGCGCCCACCAAAGGCTCGCCCACCAACTTGCCTTTGCCGACGGCCGCGCCCCCGCCCCTGCTTCGCTCCAGAACTGCCAACGTCACCACCCGCGGCGAGGGCACCACCAGCCACGGGGCTCGCACTGTGGCGCCCACCAAAGGCTCGCCCACCAACTTGACGTcgccgacggccgcgcccccGCCCAAGCTTCGCTCCAGAAGAACTGCCAACGTCACCACCCGCGGCGAGGGCACCACCAGCCACGGGGCTCGCACTGTGGCGCCCACCAAAGGCTCGCCCACCAACTTGACTTcgccgacggccgcgcccccGCCCAAGCTTCGCTCCAGAAGAACTGCCAACGTCACCACCCGCGGCGAGGGCACCATCAGCCACGGGGCTCGCACTGTGGCGCCCACCAAAGGCTCGCCCAACAACTTGCCTTTGCCGACGGCCGCGCCCCCGCCCCTGCTTCGCTCCAGAACTGCCAACGTCACCACCCGCGGCGAGGGCACCACCAGCCACGGGGCTCGCACTGTGGCGCCCACCAAAGGCTCGCCCACCAACTTGCCGTcgccgacggccgcgcccccGCCCCAGCGTCGCTCCAGAAGAACTGCCAACGTCACCACCCGCGGCGAGGGCACCACCAGCAACAGGGCTCGCACTGTGGCGCCCACCAAAGGCTCGCCCACCAACTTGCTTTcgccgacggccgcgcccccGCCCAAGCGTCGCTCCAGAAGAACTGCCAACGTCACCACCCGCGGCGAGGGCACCACCAGCAACGGGGCTCGCACTGTGGCGCCCACCAACTTGCCGTcgccgacggccgcgcccccGCCCCAGCGTCGCTCCAGAAGAACTGCCAACGTCACCACCCGCGGCGAGGGTACCACCAGCAACAGGGCTCGCACTGTGGCGCCCACCAAAGGCTCGCCCACCAACTTGCCGTcgccgacggccgcgcccccGCCCAAGCGTCGCTCCAGAAGAACTGCCAACGTCACCACCCGCGGCGAGGGTACCACCAGCAACAGGGCTCGCACTGTGGCGCCCACCAAAGGCTCGCCCACCAACTTGCCTGCGCCGACGGCCGCGCCCGTGGAGGCCGTGCAGGCCCGCAACGGTGTCGGCAACGCCAAGTTGCAGAATGACGAGCTCAAGATTCAG GAAATCGAGCGGGCCCTGCCGTCCCATTTCCCGCGCCGACCTGCACAAGGCACACTTGGCCGGTCGATCCAGTTGATTGCCAATTACTTCAGCGTTGAGATTCCTTCCGGAAACTTCTTCCACTACGACGTGGaaatctgctccaagacgcaaaAGAAGGCCAAAGTGCCCGAGAAGCGCAAGTACCGCTGCATCAGCACCAAGATCAACCGCTTGGTCATGGAGTTGCTAGTCAAGAAGTACCGGGTCGACTTGAACGGCTGCATGCCCGCCTACGAcggccgcaagaacctgtacacgcgctGTGAGCTCAAGTTCCGCGAGCGCACCTTCACGGTCGACTTCGAGGAGGACCAGCGGATTCAGAAGTTCATCGtcaagatccagtacgcggccacCGTGAATCTGGATGTGCTGCACGCGGTCTTCGACAACCGTATCAGCCAGGTTCCCCAGGAAGTCCTCCAAGCCGTGGACATCGTGATGCGGCACGGACCGTCGATCAAACTCACACCCGTTGGGCGATGCTTTTTTCAGGCACCGTCCTATAAAGACTACTACACCCTTGGAGGTGGCCGCGAAGTCTGGTTCGGCTACTACGCGAGCGTTCGGCCCGCTCAGTGGAAGCCCATGCTCAACATCGACATGTCGGCCACCGCCTTCTACCAGCCTCTACCCGTGACCAACTTCATGTGCAAACTGCTCAGCGAGGACTGCTGCGAGATGTCGGTCAAAGACTTCAGGGAATTGCATGACTCCCAGATTGTTCGTCTCAACAAGGAGCTGAAGGGTTTGCGCATCAAGGTCACCCACCTTCCATACCCTCGCAAGTACAAGGTGGTTTGCGTCACCAAAGAATCAGCCAAGAAGCTCTTCTTTAACATGGAAGACGGTTCCCGTTGTTCGGTGGCCGACTACTTCCAGAACCGTTACCGCCGCCTCTCGTACCCGAACCTGCCCTGCATCCAGACAGGCAGCACGACCCGCCCGGTCTACCTCCCGCTGGAGGTCTGCGCGATTGTCGAAGGGCAGCACTGCAAGAAGAAACTTGACGAGAACCAGACGTCCGAGATGATCAAGCGTACGGCCCAGCCACCAGCCATGCGTTTCAATCAGATCCACCGCACGGTGCGGGACGTGGTCAGCTGCAGTGAACAGCGTCTGCACGAGTTCGAAATCAATATCAGCACCGAGGCGACGCAGCTCAGAGGCCGGGTGCTCGACCCGCCATCGCTGGTCTTCGAGAACAACTCCATCGGCAAGCCCCGTGAGGGCACCTGGGAACTGCGGGGCCGTCACTTCTACAAGCCGGCCACGCTGACCCGCTGGACGCTGCTCAACCTGAGCCGGTTCGTGGAGCAAGACAGCCTCGACAACTTCGTCAAAATGCTCATCCGCGTCAGCCAGGAATTGGGCATGCGCATCGAGCAGCCGCTGGACGTGACCACGACTGACGCGAGCCGCAAGCTCGTACGGAACATCCTTCTCGAGGAGCAGCGCAAGACTGCCAGCCTCGAGATGGTCATCATCGTGCTCACCAAGAACACGAACTACGCCGAGATAAAGCAGGTAGCCGAGACCGAGATCGGGCTGCGCACCCAGTGCGTGATGGACAACAACGTGATCAAGAAGTGCAACACCGCGCTCATCACCAATCTCTGTCAGAAGATCAACGCCAAGCTGGATGGCATCAACAACAGCCTGCTGCCCAAGGAGATGCCGAAAATGTTCGAAAAGCCGGTGATCATCATCGGCGCGGACGTGACTCACCCGGCACCCGAGGAAAACCTGAGGCCGTCCATCGCGGCATGCGTTGGCAGCTTGGACGCCATTCCGTCCAAGTTCCACGCCTCCATTCGCATCCAGATGGAAGACTCCGCCGCCACCTCGCGCCTGGAGATCATCATGGACCTCAAGGGCATGATGAAAGAGATGCTGGTAGCCTTTTACCGTGCTACCAGGCACAAGCCAGAGAAGATTATCTTCTTTcgggacggagtgagcgaggggcagttcatGGAGGTTCGCAACCGCGAG GTGAGCGCCATACGACTGGCGTGCCAGGAGCTTTCCCCGAACGAGACGTACGAGCCAGCGCTGAccttcatcgtggtccagaagcgccACCACACGCGTTTCATACCCGCCAATGACCGGGACGGGGTTGGCAAGTGCGGCAACGTGCCGCCCGGCACCATTGTAGACTCTGTGGTCACACACCCGCTCGACTTCGACTTCTACCTCTGCAGCCATTTCGGCATTCAG GGTACGAGCAGGCCGTCGCACTACTACATTGTGTGGGATGACTCCAGCCTCACAGCGGACGAGTTGCAGAAGCTGTGCTACTACCTCTGCCATACCTACGCCCGCTGCTCGCGCAGCGTGAGCATCCCGGCGCCCGTCTACTACGCGCACCTGGCAGCGTACCGGGCCAGGAACCACGTGATGAGCAAGGTGGACGTATCTAGCTCGAGCAGCGACTCGTCCGGCGGTGGCGCCAACTCCATCTCCACGACTGAGTACGTCGAGGCCGTCAATGTGCACGATTCCCTCAAGACAGCCATGTACTTCGTGTGA
- the LOC144115330 gene encoding histone deacetylase 8-like, whose amino-acid sequence MYGSVYSTLFNNDDGDDQTSQANVSRSKLSELPSSVSAVPNVGYEHCASGTSTKSRVGYVHSPGHLFECERLPRIRKRCFLVHGLLKGYNLLKNLHPIHPFLASREDLCLFHSADYVDFLESCEAAEDLDGEDIVSRAQDYNLVDDCAPTERLLTLVKNVAGGTLAAARALIERTCDVAIHWEGGWHHAHRSEAAGFCYVNDVVLGILALRRKFGRVLYIDLDVHHGDGVQEAFEGTDKVLTVSVHQYEPGFFPGTGAVNDVGFGLGRGYSINLPLRSGASDSTFLRAVLPVISEVRQRYAPDAVVCQCGADGLSGDPLGAWNLTPAAFVQCVLVIQSWGLPLLLLGGGGYEAANCARCWTAVTAALLGQELDDDIPEHRFLMAYGPGYELSMEPGFRRDLNDGQYVDGILQEVMKHVSLFGGS is encoded by the coding sequence ATGTATGGTTCCGTATATTCCACTCTTTTCAACAATGACGACGGCGATGATCAGACGAGTCAGGCGAACGTCTCGCGTAGTAAATTATCAGAATTGCCCTCATCTGTTAGTGCCGTTCCTAACGTGGGTTATGAACACTGTGCATCAGGGACATCAACAAAATCTCGAGTCGGCTACGTCCACAGTCCGGGTCACCTCTTCGAATGTGAGAGGCTTCCTCGCATTCGTAAGCGTTGTTTTCTGGTCCACGGGCTTCTGAAGGGATACAACCTGCTCAAGAATCTGCACCCCATTCATCCGTTCTTGGCCAGCCGCGAGGATTTGTGCCTGTTTCATTCTGCAGATTACGTCGACTTTCTGGAGTCTTGCGAAGCAGCAGAAGACCTGGATGGGGAAGATATCGTAAGTCGCGCTCAAGACTACAATCTAGTCGATGACTGTGCGCCGACAGAGCGACTCCTGACGCTTGTGAAAAATGTTGCTGGTGGCACCTTAGCGGCGGCACGGGCACTAATTGAGCGGACTTGTGATGTTGCTATCCACTGGGAAGGCGGTTGGCACCACGCGCACAGAAGTGAGGCTGCCGGTTTCTGTTACGTTAATGACGTCGTGCTTGGTATACTGGCACTGCGTCGAAAGTTCGGACGAGTTTTGTACATTGACTTGGACGTTCATCACGGCGACGGTGTTCAGGAAGCCTTCGAAGGCACGGACAAGGTGCTCACTGTGTCGGTTCACCAGTACGAGCCCGGTTTCTTCCCTGGCACTGGAGCAGTGAATGACGTTGGGTTCGGCCTGGGCCGTGGCTATTCGATAAACTTGCCGCTTCGGAGTGGTGCTAGCGATTCAACTTTCCTGCGCGCGGTATTGCCGGTGATAAGCGAGGTCAGGCAAAGGTACGCGCCTGACGCAGTTGTTTGCCAGTGCGGTGCGGACGGACTGTCTGGCGATCCGCTGGGCGCGTGGAATCTGACCCCAGCCGCCTTCGTGCAGTGCGTTCTCGTCATCCAAAGCTGggggctgccgctgcttctgctcGGTGGAGGGGGATACGAGGCTGCCAACTGTGCCCGGTGTTGGACCGCGGTGACCGCGGCGCTTTTGGGCCAAGAACTGGACGATGACATCCCGGAACACCGATTCCTTATGGCGTACGGACCTGGCTACGAGCTCAGCATGGAGCCTGGCTTTCGCCGCGACCTGAATGACGGCCAGTACGTCGATGGCATACTGCAGGAAGTAATGAAGCATGTGAGCCTGTTTGGAGGGTCCTGA